TTTGGCAATCTTTATTGGCAAAGACAATATTTCTAGCACCACAAAGTAAAAGCCCCAAAGCATGTTCGGCTACCACCTGACTACCATAATTTGGTAAGGTGGCAATTTTAATATTGCGTTTTTGGCAGAGCTCTTGGTCAACATGATTAGTTCCCACCGTTCTAGTAATAATCATTTTTAGATTTGGTAGGTGATGTAAAACCTCTTCATTAATCTGGCTTTGGCTTTTAATCGAAACTAGTTCAAGACTGGTCGCATTTTCTATTTGAGGAAAATAATTAGGAGATAAAGAAAATGGATAAGTCTGAAACTCTAAATAAGATTTAAGATTTTGATCAACATCAAAATGAGCAATAGCATTTTGCATACCTATTTATTCCAATAAAATTTTACTATCAAAAACTGGTCCTTCCTGACAGGCTAAATGGCCATTGATGGCACATTCGCCGCAAAGCCCTAAACCACCACATTTAAAAAAGGTATCAATCGAAATTTGACAAGGAATTTGTAAGCTATTAGCCATTTCGCCAATTTTGTACATCATAGGTTTGGGACCACAGGTATAGATGCTATCAAATGACTCTTTGGCTAGTAACTCTTGAGCTAGTTGGGTTGTAAAACCTTTAAAACCAGCTGAACCATCATCAGTACAAACTTTAACTTGGCATTGCAGTTTTTTAAACTTGGCTACAAATGGTAGATTAGCTTTGTCGCGGGCCCCAATTATGACCGTGATTTTTTTACGGTTAGGTAAGTTTTGACTTAAAGCTAAAAAATATAAAGGTACTACCCCATAACCACCAGCTACCATCAGAACTTTTTTACCTTGATATTTAAAAGCCGTACCATATGGGCCACGCCAACTAAGCTTGTCTCCGATTTTAAGCTGATGAATTTTCCCAGTAGTTTCACCGACATTAGCAATAGATAAAGTCAAAGGTTTAGCAGCAACCACACCAAAAGGCTTTTCATTAATTCTTGGCAGCCAGACCATAACAAACTGGCCAGGTTTAGCTTTGATTTGAGTATCTAGGATAAAGTTTTTAACTTTGGGAGTTTCTTTTTCGATGTTAACAATACTATTAGTATGGTAAGAATTATCAGTCTTCATGAGCTCTCCCTCTAATTGCTTGCAAATTATTAATGTTATGCTGACCCATCCAGTTCGAAGCTTCTTTACAAATTTTGGCAAAAACCGATTTGCCACGATAATAAATAGCAGTACCAACTCCTACGGCCGTAGCCCCAGCCATCACAGCTTCAATTAAATCTTCTCCAGTAGTAATCCCACCGGTAGCAATAATAGGGATTCTAACGGCTTTGTAAATATCATAAACGCAGCGGATCATCAATGGTTTGACTGCTGGGCCGCTCATCCCACCAACTCTAAAATCTAAAATAGGTTGACCTCTATTAATATCGATTTTCATACCCGGGCCATGGGTGTTACCCATGTTGATAGCATCAGCTCCTTCGGCTTCTGCAGCTTTAGCTGATTGGGCAACGCCTTCTGTTGATGGTGATAATTTTATAATCAAAGGAAATTTGCTAACCTTACGAACAGCTTTGGTAATAGCTGCTGCGGCTTCTGGAGTACCTTGTCCAGCCATCAAACCATAACCAGGAGTGTGAGGACAGGATAAAGCTAGTTCTAAAGCTTTGATTGGTAATTGGTTCATTTTCTCAGCTAATTGTGCAAACTCCTCAGCTGTTGGAGCTACGATACTGCCAATCAAAGGGGTCTTACTTTTCCATTTACTAAACTCTTCCAAACCATGATTAAGGCCTTTGTTGGCATAGCCAACTGCATTTAAAAAACCATGCTCGACTTCCACTAAAATAGGATTGTTGTGGCCTTTACGTGCTTCTTTGGTCAAAGACTTCATGGTGACAGCCCCAGCT
Above is a window of Candidatus Beckwithbacteria bacterium DNA encoding:
- a CDS encoding dihydroorotate dehydrogenase: MTKSKSKLAIDLIGINLDNPTILASGILGLDVATMETVVKGGAGAVTMKSLTKEARKGHNNPILVEVEHGFLNAVGYANKGLNHGLEEFSKWKSKTPLIGSIVAPTAEEFAQLAEKMNQLPIKALELALSCPHTPGYGLMAGQGTPEAAAAITKAVRKVSKFPLIIKLSPSTEGVAQSAKAAEAEGADAINMGNTHGPGMKIDINRGQPILDFRVGGMSGPAVKPLMIRCVYDIYKAVRIPIIATGGITTGEDLIEAVMAGATAVGVGTAIYYRGKSVFAKICKEASNWMGQHNINNLQAIRGRAHED
- a CDS encoding dihydroorotate dehydrogenase electron transfer subunit; the protein is MKTDNSYHTNSIVNIEKETPKVKNFILDTQIKAKPGQFVMVWLPRINEKPFGVVAAKPLTLSIANVGETTGKIHQLKIGDKLSWRGPYGTAFKYQGKKVLMVAGGYGVVPLYFLALSQNLPNRKKITVIIGARDKANLPFVAKFKKLQCQVKVCTDDGSAGFKGFTTQLAQELLAKESFDSIYTCGPKPMMYKIGEMANSLQIPCQISIDTFFKCGGLGLCGECAINGHLACQEGPVFDSKILLE